The following proteins are encoded in a genomic region of Pseudodesulfovibrio mercurii:
- a CDS encoding DEAD/DEAH box helicase codes for MESPVLEYVSAMLDSERMAHQIAHHRVVEGADARFGEPRRPWPAPLQSALSLLGIEKLYDHQAEAVDYVRAGRHVVVATPTASGKTLTYNLPVMEQILADPESKALYLFPLKALAQDQLKGFNELAALLPLNGREDRRPTAAIYDGDTSPHFRKKIRNAPPNVILSNPEMVHLSMLPHHAGWAEFLSGLTHIVVDEVHTYRGVMGGHMAMVFRRLMRLCRYYGANPTFVFCSATIGNPSELCRMLTGLEVHPILESGAARGGRHMIFVNPDGSPSMAAISLLRAALARGLRTIVYCQSRKMTELISMWAAEKSGEFKGRISAYRAGFLPEERREIEARMADGELLAVISTSALELGIDIGGLDVCIMVGYPGSIMATLQRGGRVGRSQRDSAVALIAQEDALDQYFMRNPDDFFARPPESAMLNPFNPVIMDRHLICAAAELTLRRGEPFLAEPEVARRVEQLVAAGELFEVEPDLPGHPVEIVTHRKRPHRDVDLRGAGSQMHIEDITAQLQSIQNGSSARRENDSGPPRSEPTQGVESFEATKRSGRFQSIRAPVIGTIDQYRAYRETHPGAVYLHRGRTFVIRDLDPATNAVHAEARRVGYYTKPRGSKDTEILEVLGQKASFGTRVYFGRVKVTEMITGYEKRSVRGGKLLGIVPLDLPPQVFETEAIWFEIGHDIRRRCEEEFLHFMGGIHAFEHAAIGMLPLLVMTDRNDLGGISTPLHPQVEGPAVFIYDGMPGGAGLTRQAFERADELIETTLSTIRDCPCELGCPSCVHSPKCGSGNRPIDKRAALFVLEAIRSGDPQSITPKEIDVNTLPGIDTKRPAPKRYGVLDIETRYSADEVGGWNRADRMGVSIACLWDSGEEAMFDYEQDDMDALVAHLRKFDLVIGFNHVKFDYAVLGGLHPFGFRSLPNLDLLVEVNNRLGYRVKLDNIASATLGAGKSADGLQALKWWKEGRLDLITEYCRQDVTVTRDVYLFGREHGYIFFTNKASQKVKLPVEW; via the coding sequence GTGGAGAGCCCTGTCCTCGAATACGTCTCGGCCATGCTCGATTCCGAGCGCATGGCCCATCAGATAGCCCATCACCGCGTGGTCGAGGGCGCGGACGCCCGTTTCGGCGAGCCGCGCCGTCCATGGCCCGCGCCGTTGCAAAGCGCCCTGTCCCTGCTCGGCATAGAAAAGCTGTACGACCACCAGGCCGAGGCCGTGGACTATGTCCGCGCGGGCCGGCACGTGGTCGTGGCCACGCCCACGGCCAGCGGCAAGACCCTGACCTACAACCTGCCGGTCATGGAGCAGATCCTGGCCGATCCCGAGTCCAAGGCGCTGTACCTGTTCCCCTTGAAGGCCCTGGCCCAGGACCAGCTCAAGGGGTTCAACGAGCTGGCCGCGCTGCTGCCGCTCAACGGCCGGGAGGACCGGCGGCCCACGGCGGCCATCTATGACGGCGACACCTCGCCCCATTTCCGCAAGAAGATCCGCAACGCCCCGCCCAACGTGATCCTGTCCAACCCGGAGATGGTCCACCTGTCCATGCTCCCGCACCATGCGGGCTGGGCCGAGTTCCTGTCCGGACTGACGCATATCGTGGTGGACGAGGTGCACACCTACCGGGGGGTCATGGGCGGGCACATGGCCATGGTCTTCCGCAGGCTCATGCGGCTGTGCCGCTACTACGGGGCCAACCCGACCTTCGTGTTCTGCTCGGCGACCATCGGCAACCCGTCGGAATTGTGCAGGATGCTGACTGGGCTCGAGGTGCACCCCATCCTCGAATCCGGGGCGGCGCGCGGCGGGCGGCACATGATCTTCGTCAACCCGGACGGCAGCCCGTCCATGGCGGCCATCTCCCTGCTCCGGGCGGCCCTGGCGCGGGGTTTGCGGACCATCGTCTACTGCCAGTCGCGCAAGATGACCGAATTGATTTCCATGTGGGCGGCGGAGAAGAGCGGCGAGTTCAAGGGGCGCATCTCGGCCTACCGGGCCGGGTTCCTGCCCGAGGAGCGGCGCGAGATCGAGGCGCGCATGGCCGACGGCGAGCTGCTGGCTGTCATCTCCACCTCGGCCCTGGAGTTGGGCATCGACATCGGCGGGCTGGACGTGTGCATCATGGTCGGCTACCCCGGCTCGATCATGGCCACCCTGCAGCGGGGCGGGCGCGTGGGCCGCAGCCAAAGGGACTCCGCCGTGGCGCTCATCGCCCAGGAGGACGCCCTGGACCAGTATTTCATGCGCAACCCGGACGACTTCTTCGCCCGGCCGCCCGAGTCGGCCATGCTCAACCCGTTCAACCCGGTGATCATGGACCGCCACCTGATCTGCGCGGCGGCCGAGCTGACCCTGCGGCGCGGCGAGCCGTTCCTGGCCGAGCCCGAGGTGGCCCGGCGGGTGGAGCAGCTGGTCGCGGCCGGGGAGCTCTTCGAGGTGGAGCCGGACCTGCCGGGCCATCCGGTCGAGATCGTCACCCACCGCAAGCGCCCCCACCGCGACGTGGACCTGCGCGGCGCGGGCAGCCAGATGCACATCGAGGACATCACCGCTCAACTCCAATCGATTCAAAACGGTTCGAGCGCAAGGCGCGAAAATGATTCAGGCCCGCCGCGTAGTGAACCTACGCAAGGGGTTGAATCATTTGAAGCAACGAAGCGATCGGGCCGTTTTCAATCGATTAGGGCGCCGGTCATTGGCACTATTGATCAATACCGGGCCTACCGCGAGACCCATCCGGGCGCGGTCTACCTGCACCGGGGGCGGACCTTCGTGATCCGGGACCTGGACCCGGCCACCAACGCGGTCCATGCCGAGGCCCGGCGCGTGGGCTACTACACCAAGCCGCGCGGGTCCAAGGACACGGAGATACTGGAGGTTCTGGGCCAGAAGGCGAGCTTCGGCACGCGCGTCTATTTCGGGCGGGTCAAGGTCACGGAGATGATCACCGGGTACGAGAAGCGCTCGGTGCGCGGCGGCAAGCTGCTCGGCATCGTGCCCCTGGACCTGCCGCCCCAGGTCTTCGAGACCGAGGCCATCTGGTTCGAGATCGGCCACGACATCCGGCGGCGCTGCGAGGAGGAGTTCCTGCACTTCATGGGCGGCATCCACGCCTTCGAGCACGCGGCCATCGGCATGCTGCCGCTGCTGGTCATGACCGACCGCAACGACCTGGGCGGCATCTCCACGCCCCTGCACCCGCAGGTGGAGGGCCCGGCCGTGTTCATCTACGACGGCATGCCCGGCGGCGCGGGGCTGACCCGCCAGGCCTTCGAGCGGGCGGACGAGCTCATCGAGACCACGCTTTCGACCATCCGGGACTGCCCGTGCGAGCTGGGCTGCCCGTCCTGCGTCCATTCGCCCAAGTGCGGCTCGGGCAACCGGCCCATCGACAAGCGGGCCGCCCTGTTCGTGCTGGAGGCCATCCGCTCGGGCGACCCCCAATCCATAACCCCCAAGGAAATCGACGTGAACACGCTCCCCGGCATCGACACGAAGCGGCCCGCGCCCAAGCGGTACGGCGTCCTGGACATCGAGACCCGCTATTCCGCCGACGAGGTGGGCGGCTGGAACCGCGCCGACCGCATGGGCGTGTCTATCGCCTGCCTGTGGGATTCGGGCGAGGAGGCCATGTTCGACTACGAGCAGGACGACATGGACGCGCTGGTGGCCCATCTGCGGAAGTTCGACCTGGTCATCGGCTTCAACCACGTCAAATTCGACTACGCCGTGCTCGGCGGCCTGCACCCCTTCGGGTTCCGCTCCCTGCCCAACCTGGACCTCCTGGTGGAGGTCAACAACCGGCTCGGCTACCGGGTCAAGCTCGACAACATCGCCTCGGCCACCCTCGGCGCGGGCAAGTCCGCCGACGGGCTCCAGGCGCTGAAGTGGTGGAAGGAGGGGCGGCTCGACCTGATCACCGAATACTGCCGCCAGGACGTAACCGTGACCAGGGATGTGTATTTGTTCGGCCGGGAGCATGGCTATATCTTCTTCACCAACAAGGCCTCCCAAAAAGTTAAGCTGCCCGTTGAGTGGTAG
- a CDS encoding HD-GYP domain-containing protein, with translation MTPENCPPDILASLIEIARAAEARTEATAFHSEKVARVAHGIAKALDRPKNILERLLLTGRLHNIGLVGTRDSVLRKTTPLSPQEFQHIQEHTRLGAALLAPIPQLADVAEVCLAHHERWDGSGYPNGLAGEEIPRLARLISVADSYCAMISERPHRDSLPRPVAAEIITEERGKLLCPECVDGFLTWYRKTDGRIDLF, from the coding sequence ATGACACCCGAAAATTGCCCGCCCGACATCCTCGCCAGCCTGATCGAAATCGCCCGCGCCGCCGAGGCGCGCACCGAAGCAACCGCCTTCCACTCCGAAAAGGTCGCCCGCGTGGCCCACGGCATCGCCAAGGCCCTGGACCGGCCCAAGAACATCCTCGAACGGCTGCTGCTCACCGGCAGGCTGCACAACATCGGCCTGGTCGGCACCCGCGACTCGGTCCTGCGCAAGACCACCCCGCTCTCGCCACAGGAATTTCAACACATCCAGGAACATACCCGCCTGGGCGCGGCCCTGCTCGCCCCCATCCCGCAACTGGCCGACGTGGCCGAGGTCTGCCTGGCCCACCACGAACGCTGGGACGGCTCGGGCTACCCCAACGGCCTGGCCGGAGAGGAAATCCCCCGACTGGCGCGACTCATCTCCGTGGCCGACTCCTACTGCGCCATGATCTCCGAACGCCCCCACCGAGACTCCCTGCCCCGGCCCGTGGCCGCCGAAATCATCACCGAGGAACGCGGCAAACTCCTCTGCCCCGAATGCGTGGACGGCTTCCTCACCTGGTACAGAAAAACGGACGGCCGCATCGATCTGTTCTGA
- a CDS encoding AbrB family transcriptional regulator — MQQFAHLVLIMGAALAGGLLASRLNMPGSVIIGAMLGVIVLKLCLAAPLALPRQWSLFIQIVVGATVGSRFSMDMLQQLRHYAMPILISALVLILVGSIMAVIFTRFWGIDPGTAFISTSPGAMTAMTGMAGGLNVDIFLVLTFHITRVILVILLAPAIMRISRLFL; from the coding sequence ATGCAACAATTTGCCCATCTCGTCCTGATCATGGGTGCTGCGCTCGCGGGCGGACTGCTCGCCAGCCGCCTGAACATGCCCGGCAGCGTCATCATCGGCGCCATGCTCGGCGTCATCGTCCTGAAGCTGTGCCTGGCGGCCCCCCTGGCCCTGCCCAGGCAGTGGTCGCTCTTCATCCAGATCGTGGTCGGCGCCACGGTCGGCTCGCGTTTCTCCATGGACATGCTCCAGCAACTCAGGCACTACGCGATGCCCATCCTGATCTCGGCCCTGGTGCTGATCCTCGTGGGCAGCATCATGGCCGTGATATTCACCAGGTTCTGGGGCATCGACCCGGGAACGGCCTTCATCAGCACCAGCCCCGGCGCCATGACGGCCATGACCGGCATGGCGGGCGGCCTGAACGTGGACATCTTCCTGGTCCTGACCTTCCACATCACGCGCGTCATTCTGGTCATCCTTCTGGCGCCGGCCATCATGCGCATCAGCCGCCTGTTCCTCTAA
- a CDS encoding 5-formyltetrahydrofolate cyclo-ligase translates to MPETEKDALRKRLIERRAGLSAEEVAEASEGVVSLIRTLIEWRNAGEVLLYWPVRGEIDLRPLMADLWQRGSRVLLPRCRPDQPGEMDLACATGEHELVPGAFAIMEPDADKCPPVPTCRPDIALVPGVGFDRRGNRLGFGGGYYDRLLATDALRDTLVIGVAHEFQLVDAVPVQPWDRPVHVVCTEEKLWRP, encoded by the coding sequence ATGCCTGAAACGGAAAAAGACGCGCTGCGGAAGCGGCTCATCGAGCGCCGCGCAGGCCTGTCCGCCGAGGAGGTGGCCGAGGCCAGCGAGGGGGTCGTGTCGCTCATCCGCACCCTGATCGAATGGAGGAACGCGGGCGAGGTCCTGCTCTACTGGCCGGTGCGCGGCGAGATCGACCTGCGCCCGCTGATGGCCGACCTGTGGCAGCGCGGCAGCCGCGTGCTGCTTCCCCGCTGCCGCCCGGACCAGCCCGGCGAGATGGACCTGGCCTGCGCAACGGGCGAGCACGAGCTGGTGCCCGGCGCCTTCGCCATCATGGAGCCGGACGCGGACAAATGTCCGCCCGTGCCCACGTGCCGCCCGGACATCGCCCTGGTGCCCGGCGTGGGCTTCGACCGCAGGGGCAACCGCCTGGGCTTCGGCGGCGGGTACTATGACCGGCTGCTGGCCACGGACGCCCTGCGCGACACCCTGGTCATCGGCGTGGCCCACGAATTCCAGCTCGTGGACGCCGTGCCCGTCCAGCCTTGGGACAGGCCGGTCCACGTGGTCTGCACCGAAGAGAAGTTATGGCGGCCATAG
- a CDS encoding ATP-grasp domain-containing protein, which produces MIVLDYPYVSRFLTDSVLELGQAVLDTPQARRLAGDAPLHYIDEIEFSARLALGGKVYTNSENGLGHVLRCRCNEDLARQIDICKDKALFRESVAALHPDYRFRRVPFEDLAGLDAPDVDYPFIIKPTRGFFSLGVHVVNTPADWPAAVRAIEAERAALNAEYPEAVVSGGEFIIEQSIDGEEYAIDVYFDAEGNPVITNILHHTFLSADDVSDRLYYTSARIIETWLLPFTDYLRDVARECGFRDFVSHIEVRVTETGDIIPIEANPLRLAGWCVADITALAWGFNPYECYFKELRPDWDAILTENQGMATAMVIGDLPSSLDRTRIRDVDYEGFQSLFANILELRKIDYHQYPVFAFAFVSLPETELPALKQTVSQDFTRFVVTE; this is translated from the coding sequence ATGATCGTCCTCGATTACCCCTACGTCTCCCGCTTCCTCACGGACTCGGTCCTGGAGCTCGGCCAGGCCGTGCTCGACACCCCCCAGGCCCGCCGCCTGGCCGGGGACGCGCCCCTGCACTACATCGACGAGATCGAGTTCTCCGCCCGCCTCGCCCTGGGCGGCAAGGTCTACACCAACTCCGAGAACGGCCTCGGACACGTCCTGCGCTGCCGCTGCAACGAGGACCTCGCCCGCCAGATCGACATCTGCAAGGACAAGGCGCTCTTCCGCGAAAGCGTGGCCGCCCTGCACCCGGACTACCGGTTCCGGCGCGTGCCCTTCGAGGATCTGGCCGGGCTCGACGCCCCGGACGTGGACTATCCGTTCATCATCAAGCCCACGCGCGGCTTCTTCTCCCTGGGCGTGCACGTGGTCAACACCCCCGCGGACTGGCCCGCCGCGGTCCGGGCCATCGAGGCCGAACGCGCCGCCCTCAACGCCGAATACCCCGAGGCCGTCGTCAGCGGCGGCGAATTCATCATCGAACAGTCCATCGACGGCGAGGAATACGCCATCGACGTCTACTTCGACGCCGAAGGCAACCCCGTGATCACCAATATCCTGCACCACACCTTCCTGTCCGCCGACGACGTCTCGGACCGCCTCTACTACACCTCCGCCCGGATCATCGAGACCTGGCTGCTGCCCTTTACCGACTACCTCCGCGACGTGGCCCGCGAGTGCGGATTCCGCGACTTCGTCTCCCACATCGAGGTCCGCGTCACCGAAACCGGCGACATCATCCCCATCGAGGCCAACCCCCTGCGCCTCGCGGGCTGGTGCGTGGCCGACATCACCGCCCTGGCCTGGGGCTTCAACCCCTACGAGTGCTACTTCAAGGAGCTGCGCCCGGACTGGGACGCCATCCTGACCGAAAACCAGGGCATGGCCACCGCCATGGTCATCGGCGACCTGCCGTCCTCCCTCGACCGCACCCGCATCCGCGACGTGGACTATGAGGGATTCCAATCGCTTTTCGCCAACATCTTGGAATTACGTAAGATTGATTACCACCAGTACCCTGTCTTCGCCTTCGCCTTCGTCTCCCTGCCCGAAACCGAACTCCCGGCCCTCAAGCAGACCGTCTCCCAGGACTTCACCCGCTTCGTCGTGACGGAGTAG
- a CDS encoding sigma-54-dependent transcriptional regulator — MAANILILDDEKNYLLILESILEDEGYNVTTLSDPEMGLAYLEDSEVDVVLTDMKMPGLTGQDVLEHCKKNYPHIPVLIMTAFGSIEAAVEAMRIGAYDYITKPFANEELLLSISKAVQYAATQQENIRLKKEIRDRYSKDNIIARGKGMEQVLDMVDRAAPSKSTVLILGESGTGKELIARAIHTSSPRREAPFVTVNCMALNPGVLESELFGHEKGSFTGATAMRKGRFEQANKGTLFLDEIGELTPELQVKLLRVLQEHQIERVGGTETFDVDIRIVAATNKNLQDSVAKGEFREDLFYRLNVVSIFMPPLRERREDIPLLAAHFLEKYNKENQSAITGFTSAAMDYLTAYEWPGNVRQLENVVERCTVLARHDVIDADDLPPEIKDEEAQFKSAVDLLPTKLNLADTMDKIEGALVKRALVRTDFVQVKAAEMLGLSKSNLQYKLKKYGLTGKAK; from the coding sequence ATGGCCGCAAACATCCTGATTCTCGACGACGAAAAGAACTATCTGCTCATCCTGGAATCCATCCTGGAGGACGAGGGGTACAACGTGACCACCCTGTCCGACCCCGAGATGGGGTTGGCCTATCTCGAGGATTCCGAGGTGGACGTGGTCCTGACCGACATGAAGATGCCCGGCCTGACCGGCCAGGACGTGCTCGAACACTGCAAGAAGAACTACCCGCACATCCCGGTCCTGATCATGACCGCCTTCGGCTCCATCGAGGCGGCCGTGGAGGCCATGCGCATCGGGGCCTACGACTACATCACCAAGCCCTTCGCCAACGAGGAGCTGCTCCTGTCCATCTCCAAGGCCGTGCAGTACGCCGCCACCCAGCAGGAGAACATCCGCCTGAAGAAGGAGATTCGCGACCGCTACTCCAAGGACAACATCATCGCCCGGGGCAAGGGCATGGAGCAGGTCCTGGATATGGTCGACCGGGCCGCGCCCTCCAAGTCCACGGTGCTCATCCTTGGCGAGTCCGGCACTGGCAAGGAGCTCATCGCCCGGGCCATCCACACCTCCTCGCCCCGGCGCGAGGCCCCGTTCGTCACGGTCAACTGCATGGCCCTCAACCCCGGCGTGCTCGAATCCGAACTCTTCGGCCACGAAAAGGGCTCCTTCACCGGGGCCACGGCCATGCGCAAGGGCCGCTTCGAACAGGCCAACAAGGGCACCCTCTTCCTGGACGAGATCGGCGAGCTGACCCCCGAACTCCAGGTCAAGCTCCTGCGCGTGCTCCAGGAACACCAGATCGAGCGCGTGGGCGGCACCGAGACCTTCGACGTGGACATCCGCATCGTCGCCGCCACCAACAAGAATCTTCAGGACTCCGTGGCCAAGGGCGAGTTCCGCGAGGACCTCTTCTACCGCCTCAACGTGGTCTCCATCTTCATGCCGCCCCTGCGCGAACGGCGCGAGGACATCCCCCTCCTGGCCGCCCACTTCCTTGAAAAATACAACAAGGAAAACCAGTCGGCCATCACCGGCTTCACCTCGGCCGCCATGGATTACCTGACCGCCTACGAGTGGCCCGGCAACGTCCGCCAGCTCGAAAACGTGGTCGAACGCTGCACGGTCCTGGCCCGCCACGACGTCATCGACGCCGACGACCTGCCGCCCGAGATCAAGGACGAGGAGGCCCAGTTCAAGTCCGCCGTGGACCTCCTGCCCACCAAGCTCAACCTGGCCGACACCATGGACAAGATCGAAGGGGCCCTGGTCAAGCGCGCCCTGGTGCGCACCGACTTCGTCCAGGTCAAGGCCGCCGAGATGCTCGGCCTCTCCAAGTCCAACCTCCAATACAAACTGAAGAAATACGGCCTGACCGGCAAAGCGAAATAA